One genomic region from Amaranthus tricolor cultivar Red isolate AtriRed21 chromosome 12, ASM2621246v1, whole genome shotgun sequence encodes:
- the LOC130797153 gene encoding uncharacterized mitochondrial protein AtMg00240-like, which translates to MAFNEKLSKYDGKPKVDGAMYRSLVGSLNYLTHTRLDIVNAFSIVSMFMSESSKDHLTSTKRIVRYIKGTKSYGIMYETEKDFKLTGYTDSDWAEAWMIEKAQADTYFSLGPRWSHGHQKSKQQ; encoded by the coding sequence ATGGCATTcaatgagaagttatcaaagtacgatggcaaaccaaaagtcgACGGAGCAATGTATCGAAGCTTAGTCGGTTCTCTCAAttatctcacacatacaagaTTAGATATAGTCAACGCTTTCAGCATCGTATCCATGTTCATGAGTGAATCGAGCAAGGATCATCTAACATCAACAAAGAGGATTGTCAGATACATTAAGGGAACGAAGAGCTATGGGATCATGTACGAGactgaaaaagatttcaagctcaCAGGATACACCGATAGCGACTGGGCCGAAGCGTGGATGATTGAAAAAGCACAAGCGGATACGTATTTCAGTTTGGGACCAAGGtggtctcatggtcatcaaaaaaGCAAGCAACAGTAG